A genomic window from Halomonas sp. LR3S48 includes:
- a CDS encoding proline--tRNA ligase: MRATQLLIATLKETPSDAEVVSHQLMLRAGMIRRLTSGLYTWLPVGLRTLRKVERIVREEMDRSGAQEVLMPAVQPAELWQESGRWEQYGPELLRLKDRHERDYCVGPTHEEVITDLMRRELSSYKQLPANFYQIQTKFRDEIRPRFGVMRSREFIMKDAYSFHIDQDSLKETYQAMYDAYVRIFTRLGLDFRPVLADNGAIGGTGSHEFHVLAASGEDDIAFSTESDYAANIEKAEALPAPLGTNAERAAPSEALRLVDTPNAKTIAALVEQHGLPIEKTIKTLMVRATEGGLIALLVRGDHELNEVKAENLPEVAAPLTMATEEEIRAVVGAGPGSLGPVNLDMPIIIDRSVALMSDFGAGANVDGKHYFGINWERDAALPKVADIRNVVEGDPSPDGKGTLSIKRGIEVGHVFQLGKKYSEAMNATVLDDNGKAAHPWMGCYGIGVTRVVAAAIEQNHDENGIIWPNAIAPFQVALVPMNAHKSQRVREESERLYQALTAAGLDVLMDDRDLRPGVKFADQELIGIPHRLVVGDRGLDNGELEYKGRRDSEATMVPADSIVEFLRERTGV, from the coding sequence ATGCGCGCCACCCAACTGTTGATCGCCACCCTCAAGGAAACTCCCTCCGATGCCGAGGTCGTCAGCCATCAGCTGATGCTGCGTGCCGGCATGATTCGTCGCCTGACCTCGGGCCTGTACACTTGGCTGCCGGTCGGCCTGCGTACTCTGCGCAAGGTGGAGCGCATCGTGCGCGAGGAGATGGATCGATCCGGAGCCCAGGAGGTGTTGATGCCGGCGGTACAGCCCGCCGAACTGTGGCAGGAATCCGGCCGCTGGGAGCAGTACGGTCCCGAGCTGCTGCGCCTGAAGGACCGCCACGAGCGCGACTACTGCGTCGGCCCCACCCATGAAGAGGTGATCACCGACCTGATGCGCCGCGAGCTCTCCAGCTACAAGCAGCTGCCGGCCAACTTCTACCAGATCCAGACCAAGTTCCGCGACGAGATCCGCCCGCGCTTCGGTGTGATGCGCTCGCGTGAGTTCATCATGAAGGATGCTTACTCCTTCCACATCGACCAGGACTCCCTGAAGGAGACCTACCAGGCGATGTACGACGCCTACGTGCGGATCTTCACTCGCCTGGGGCTGGACTTCCGCCCGGTCCTGGCCGACAACGGCGCCATCGGCGGCACCGGTTCCCACGAGTTCCACGTGCTGGCTGCTTCGGGCGAAGACGATATCGCGTTCTCCACCGAATCCGACTATGCCGCCAATATCGAGAAGGCCGAGGCGCTGCCTGCGCCGCTGGGCACCAATGCCGAGCGCGCCGCGCCGAGCGAAGCATTGCGCCTGGTCGACACGCCCAACGCCAAGACCATCGCCGCCCTGGTGGAACAGCACGGCCTGCCCATCGAGAAGACCATCAAGACGCTGATGGTGCGCGCTACCGAGGGCGGCCTGATCGCCCTGCTGGTGCGCGGCGACCACGAGCTCAACGAGGTCAAGGCCGAGAACCTGCCCGAGGTAGCCGCACCGCTGACCATGGCCACGGAAGAAGAGATTCGCGCCGTGGTCGGCGCCGGCCCCGGCTCGCTGGGCCCGGTGAACCTCGACATGCCGATCATCATCGACCGCAGCGTGGCCCTGATGAGCGACTTCGGTGCCGGCGCCAACGTCGATGGCAAGCACTACTTCGGCATCAACTGGGAGCGCGACGCGGCACTGCCCAAGGTGGCCGACATTCGCAACGTGGTCGAGGGCGACCCCTCGCCGGACGGCAAGGGCACGCTTTCGATCAAGCGTGGTATCGAGGTCGGTCACGTGTTCCAGTTGGGCAAGAAGTACTCCGAGGCAATGAACGCCACGGTGCTCGACGACAACGGCAAGGCAGCCCACCCCTGGATGGGCTGCTACGGTATCGGCGTGACCCGCGTGGTCGCCGCCGCCATCGAGCAGAACCACGATGAGAACGGCATTATCTGGCCCAACGCCATCGCGCCCTTCCAGGTCGCCCTGGTACCGATGAACGCGCACAAGTCGCAGCGCGTGCGGGAGGAGTCCGAGCGGCTCTACCAGGCCCTCACCGCAGCCGGCCTTGACGTGCTGATGGACGATCGCGACCTGCGCCCCGGGGTGAAGTTCGCCGATCAGGAACTGATCGGCATTCCCCATCGACTGGTAGTCGGCGACCGCGGACTGGACAATGGCGAACTGGAGTACAAGGGACGGCGTGACAGTGAAGCGACCATGGTGCCTGCCGACAGCATCGTCGAATTCCTGCGCGAGCGGACCGGGGTGTAA
- a CDS encoding GNAT family N-acetyltransferase, which produces MSEITLHTCQGNAIESRLDALAHLRITVFRDFPYLYDGSFDYEANYLRRYAECPESLFVLAEDGDALVGAATGMPLAEDVEEFRTPFEQAGFDIGSVFYYGESVLLPSYRGRGIGKAFLAERERHAARHGFSTVAFCAVERPDDHPLKPEGYVPLHGFWRSQGYERHPELATTFRWKDIGEPEETDKPMVFWLKSLR; this is translated from the coding sequence ATGAGCGAGATCACACTGCACACTTGCCAAGGCAACGCCATCGAGTCACGGCTGGACGCGCTGGCTCACCTGCGAATCACCGTGTTTCGCGATTTTCCTTACCTCTACGACGGCAGTTTCGACTACGAGGCCAACTATCTGCGCCGCTACGCAGAGTGCCCCGAGAGCCTGTTCGTGCTGGCCGAGGATGGCGATGCTCTGGTCGGTGCCGCCACGGGCATGCCGTTGGCCGAGGACGTGGAGGAGTTCCGCACCCCCTTTGAGCAGGCCGGCTTCGATATCGGCAGTGTGTTCTACTACGGCGAGTCGGTACTGCTGCCAAGCTACCGTGGCCGTGGCATCGGCAAGGCCTTTCTCGCCGAGCGCGAGCGCCATGCGGCCCGCCATGGCTTCTCCACCGTGGCCTTCTGTGCCGTGGAACGCCCCGACGACCATCCGCTGAAACCGGAGGGCTACGTGCCGCTGCACGGTTTCTGGCGCTCGCAGGGTTACGAGCGGCATCCGGAGCTCGCCACCACCTTCCGCTGGAAGGACATCGGCGAGCCGGAGGAGACCGACAAGCCGATGGTTTTCTGGCTGAAGTCGTTGAGGTAG
- a CDS encoding Lrp/AsnC family transcriptional regulator, with amino-acid sequence MRKTDTHPAPATAAELDRIDKRILKTLQQDASISNVALAAEVNLSPPACLRRVERLKREGLIRGIVAHLDPERLNAGMVVLIGVVLDRSTPESFAAFEEAAQRVTGCMECHVVTGEFDYFMLVRTRDSQSFNKLHAEQLLYLPGVRQIRSFMGLKEVVSTHQVPL; translated from the coding sequence TTGCGTAAGACAGACACCCATCCCGCTCCTGCCACCGCTGCCGAGCTGGACCGCATCGACAAGCGCATCCTCAAGACACTGCAACAGGACGCCTCGATCTCCAACGTGGCGCTGGCGGCCGAAGTGAATCTCAGCCCACCCGCCTGCCTGCGACGTGTAGAGCGGCTGAAGCGGGAAGGACTGATCCGCGGCATCGTTGCGCATCTCGATCCCGAACGGCTCAATGCCGGCATGGTGGTATTGATAGGGGTAGTGCTGGATCGCTCGACGCCGGAATCATTCGCCGCCTTCGAGGAGGCCGCGCAGCGCGTCACCGGCTGCATGGAATGCCATGTGGTGACCGGCGAATTCGACTACTTCATGCTGGTCAGGACTCGCGATAGCCAGAGCTTCAACAAGCTGCACGCCGAGCAATTGCTGTACTTGCCCGGGGTGCGACAGATTCGCTCGTTCATGGGGTTGAAAGAGGTGGTATCGACCCACCAGGTACCCCTGTAG
- a CDS encoding 1-aminocyclopropane-1-carboxylate deaminase produces the protein MNLQRFPRYPLTFGPSPITPLKRLGEHLGGRVELYAKREDCNSGLAFGGNKTRKLEYLIPEALEQGCDTLVSIGGIQSNQTRQVAAVAAHLGMQCVLVQEDWVNYSDAVYDRVGNIEMSRIMGAEVRLDEAGFDIGIRPSWEQALEDVRQRGGKPFPIPAGCSEHPYGGLGFVGFAEEVRQQELALGFTFDYIVVCSVTGSTQAGMVVGFAADGRARRVIGIDASAKPERTREQILRIARHTAELVELEGGIADEDVVLDARYGGPEYGLPSEGTLEAIRLCARLEGVLTDPVYEGKSMHGMIDMVRNGEFPEGSRVLYAHLGGVPALSAYSYLFRNG, from the coding sequence ATGAACTTGCAGCGTTTCCCTCGTTATCCGTTGACCTTCGGGCCTTCGCCCATCACTCCTCTGAAGCGCCTCGGCGAGCATCTGGGCGGGAGAGTCGAGCTGTATGCCAAGCGCGAAGACTGCAACAGCGGCCTCGCGTTCGGCGGCAACAAGACACGCAAACTCGAATACCTGATCCCCGAAGCCCTGGAGCAGGGTTGCGACACGCTCGTTTCCATCGGCGGTATCCAGTCCAATCAAACGCGTCAGGTCGCCGCCGTCGCGGCCCACCTCGGCATGCAGTGCGTGCTGGTCCAGGAGGACTGGGTCAACTATTCGGATGCGGTGTACGACCGGGTGGGCAACATCGAGATGTCGCGCATCATGGGGGCCGAGGTGCGCCTCGACGAGGCGGGCTTCGACATCGGTATCCGCCCCAGTTGGGAGCAGGCGCTGGAGGATGTGCGCCAGCGTGGCGGCAAGCCGTTCCCGATTCCCGCCGGCTGCTCCGAGCACCCTTATGGCGGCCTGGGCTTCGTGGGGTTTGCCGAGGAGGTACGCCAGCAGGAGCTGGCGCTCGGCTTCACGTTCGACTACATCGTGGTCTGCTCGGTGACCGGTAGTACCCAGGCCGGCATGGTGGTCGGTTTCGCCGCCGATGGCCGGGCGCGGCGGGTGATTGGCATCGATGCCTCGGCCAAGCCGGAGCGAACTCGTGAGCAGATCCTGCGCATCGCTCGGCACACTGCCGAACTGGTCGAGCTGGAAGGGGGGATCGCCGACGAAGATGTGGTGCTGGATGCCCGCTATGGCGGCCCCGAATACGGCCTGCCCAGTGAAGGGACGCTGGAAGCGATTCGTCTCTGCGCCCGCCTCGAGGGCGTGCTGACCGATCCGGTCTACGAGGGCAAGTCGATGCATGGGATGATCGATATGGTGCGCAACGGTGAGTTCCCCGAGGGCTCACGCGTGCTCTATGCCCACCTGGGCGGCGTGCCGGCGTTGAGCGCTTATAGTTATCTGTTCCGCAACGGCTGA